AAAGGGCGCCAGCGACGTGCGAGGATTCGAGTACGGATTCCCTCCTTGATGGGAAGACGATAGATGATCTCACCTAGGACGGCGTCGgcgagatcgctgatgcggtccgcatgacatccctcttcttcctcctacGATCAAGAGGGAGCACGGTCGCCGCTTCCATCCCCTCTGACGACCAGCACACCACCAGAAGGCGGCATCGCCGGTGGCGCCACTCTCGACCTCTTGATGCTATGAGCAGCGCTTTCCATCTCCACCTCCATTGCTGGGGTGGCACCGCCCACGACCAATGCTCACTGAGGTGGATCTGGAGAAATGGATTACATCCTGTCGACCCATGAAACGACTTAAATACCCATGACGGGGAGCGGAGGGGTCCACATTAATTACCATGAAGGTCCGGGTTAATTACTACTCATAACAAGTAAATGGCCGGTGGCTGCTTGAAACATTAAATTGAGCCACGGCTTTCAAGGTACGAGATGCACGGTTGAACACGCAGACCAGGCATGAGCGTGCCCCTCCGTGATTTAATTATTTACTGCACACATTACTTTAAAGAATCTGTTCGACGCTGGAAACACGATTGTACAGTCATCTTGCCTTTGTAAGCAGCAAAATTTTCCACGGGCACGTTGACAATTAAGTAACTATAAAGATGTTTCAAAGATAAGTAGATTCAATGTCGTGCCTCTGCCTTGCAGATGATTCTGCCGAAAAGCTCACAGACAAAAGCAAGCAAGTGAAGCGATGGCAGAGCCACGGTTTGTCAGCAACCACACACACGATCATGCCTTCGTAGGAAAGTGATACGAGGCGCACTGTTCTACCTGTCACACAAGCACGACCATGGCAAACGCACGGTTTGCCACGTACCACACAACGGTCATGAAGTGATACGACGCGAACTGTTCTATGTGCTTCAGTAGCACATAAAGACGTGATTCTCTCAAAGGAAACAACGTGAACCTACTGCCAGGCACTATATCCATTTGTGAAACAGAAAAACAAACACAACCGTGAAGGAAACACGGCGTGAAGGCACATGAGGCACGGTTGGACACGCATCGCAAGCAAGGTTATGTGCTCTATATTTCAATTACTTACAGACATGCATTCATAACAGAAGAACAGGCGTGAGCACAGGCGAGGCACCGTTACCACGAAAGCCACGGTTATGCGGCCCCAGAAGCATGACCCAGATTTTGTGCTTAAAAATGTTTGCGTTCCATAACGGCGGGCGTGACCATGCAACCGTGAGAGTCACGGTTGAACACTCACGAGTGGCATGGCCGTGGCTGCCTGTACCCTTCAGTTTatttttatctatctatcacgCAGCAGAGAAGCATGCTTGTATGCTTACAACATCCACATTCAGAAACCAACGCGGCTGCGGAAAATAACAAGGAAACCTGTGCCTCTGATATTTTTCTCCGTCGAGTAAAAATACATAAAGAAGCAAAATGCATTCTTACTTAAATTTGTTTTGTTTATATAACTGCAGCAAATTAACTTACAAGCCGTTCTTATAACCACAGCACGAAAAAATAAACAATGGACACCCGCCCGCCATCCTCACCGATCGCTTGCTATTTCATCGTTCCACGTGCGGCCTTGTTTTTGAATGTTCAGCGGTCCATTCTTCCTTGTCCACCCTTGTGCAACCCCACTCTTGTGCGTAGCTATTCAACCTATTTACCTGTAAAATTAATATACATACATAAAAACAAAGCGAAAGATTGCGGTCATCACTGTTTTTTGCTTACGTCCTGTTTAAGCTGCATTATTACCTTTTAATTTTTCTGTTCGTACTGTTCTCTGGTACCAAAAAGTCTCCACTCAAATATTTTCTTTCTGGAAATGGACTATGCAAACTCCGTGCCTTGTCCTGCGTGCATTCTGTGTGCCTGGCTTGTGTGATGTTCGATTCTGGCGTAGATGCAAGACTTTGGTAAATGCTCCCTAGTGTCAGTGGGGTCGTTGGAGTTGCTGGCGTCTGACGTTTTCCTCCTGGGCTTGGTGTTGTCGGTGTTTTCGGCCATTTCATTGACCTTGCCCTCTTCTCCTGCTGTGATTTCCTCTTCTCCTCTGCAATCCTCATCCTCTCCTGGACTTCTGGGTTTCCCGGGCAGTTTGTTTTCCTGTGACCCTTTACTCCACAACGGCCGCACTTGGATGCGGCTTTGTTGCCTTTTCCTTTCTTCTCAGAACTAGCTTTGATTCGATCTCCTTTTTTGTGCTCTTTGAGCCACTCATGGGAGGGTTCTTGAGAGTTTCGGCAAGAATGCCTGTGTCTGGTTCCTCAGCAAGTGCCGCCATgacttttattttcatatctagCATACACTCACGCAGCACACTGTATGCCTTCTCTTTTCTGCAAGCATTTGAACAGATATCCGACAACTCAGCGTAAGAGAGGCCAAATCTCATAGTTTCATCGTCTTGTGCGGTCATGCTATCACCTTGACTTGTAGACAGAACTTTCAGGCTCTCTGATAGATTCCTGGTCCATCTGGGAACGATGAAGGATTTTGGAAGTTTATCAATCATGCCTGTTTGGTCCACCACCTTAAGCACATGGCAGCACTGAATGCCATCCGTAATCATTTTCTTGCAGCTGCAATTGTATATTTCCTTTTGCTCATCCACATCTACCCTAAACTCAGACCTGTCAAATTCCTCGCCTGGATATGGTTTCCACTCTTTTGTTCCAGGCTCAATAATCCTTTTTAAAAAATAATGCCTCCCCTTTGCCAAGTCAGAGCACTTGTAGTATGTCCGGTTCCGTAGCTCCAGCTGGAATTTCCTTAAAATTTCATTCGTGTATACTTCACTTGCTTGTCTTTCAATCGGAAAACCCGTCTCTAGTGATGGTGCCTTCTCTTTTGTTCGGTGTCTTTTCTTGTCAAGCGTCGCGAGGAAATTTTGCTGAATTATGTGATACGCATTAACAAACCTTTTTCTAGTGTCCCTGTGGTCGACGTAATTCTTCCACATCAAATTCGTGCTTTCACTGCGAGTGGTTGTTGACGAGAAAGGATAGAAGCAGTCCTTGAAGTAGGCCGGCACCCAGAAATTCCGGAGTTCCCATAGCGTGTTCAGGTGTTTGTTGCCTTCCGCCTTGTGCCCAGAAATTGCTGCTTTCCAGGAACGCTCAAACTCATCTTGATCTAGTGAGTTTTTGATGATTCGAAATAAATCATCATACATCCCTAGGTGTTGCGCAAACACTGCTGCGTTATTTTCCTTCATGTTCTTACTAATATGCCACCAGCAGAACCTGTGCCTCGTCCTCGGAAGAGCTTCCTTTATTGTAGTCTTCATCGCCTGGTCCTGGTCTGTTATTATGTATTTCGCCTGTTTTCCTCCCATTGCCTCAACAAACGTGCTTAGGAGCTTTCTAATGACCCTATTTTCTCATCCTTCAAAAGGCCTACTCCGAACAGGACGGTCGATCCATGGTTGTCGACACCTATGATTGGTGCAAATGGCAAGCCATATATATTGGTGGAGAATGTCGTGTCAAAAGACACGAAATCTCCATATAGATCATAATTCATCTTGCACAAGGAGTCTGTCCAGAACAGGCTCTGCACTACATTATTCTCTGTCTCTTCCACATGGTGGAATCCCGGCCTCCGCCTCTACATATCGGCAAATAGTTTCATGGTGTCCTCAATATCAGTACTGCGCTCTCCAGCCCATTCCCGGCATGCAATGTTGCTTATATCAATCATGTCGAACATAATTTCTCGCCTCGGTTTCCCCATGGTAGTAAAAATCTGCATAACCTTCCTTGGTTCTAACCTCGCCTTCTGCAGCACTTGTATAACGAATTTCTCCTGAGGTGTCATCTTCTTATAGCATCTCATGAACTTCAGCATCCAATCAGATGGGTGAAGTTGGTGGTTGTGCTCTAGGCGCACGTTCTTCAGATAGCATTTCCTCCTATATGTATCCCTCTTGGCTGTTATTTGGACTGGGCAGCTTGTCCGAATGAAGAAGTTGCTCCTTCTCTCCTTAACATGTCTCTTAGTTGTTTTATTCTGCCCTTCCTTGGTGCACTGAAACACCTGCTTGTCAAGCTGCCCATCATATGTCGATCTTCTGCTCGTTGATCGCTTGGCAGCAAAGCCAACCCTTCTCGCATATCTGCAGAAACAGAAAAAGCACTCATCCAATGATCTGAATACCATACCACCCTCTGGTTCGAGTGCTTCAGTAACCTCCTGAATCGTTGGGTATATGCCTTCTTTGAACATGTCATCCATTTCTTTCTCTACAATAGTCGCCGGCACCATGATGATTCTGTCTATTGTGTCTTCGTTCGTCTGATCGCATTCACTTCTGACGACATCAGTTTCGTCGCCAGTCACAGGTCCACTTACAGCGGAGCTGTTGCTGCTTTGTTGTTTGTCACATGCAATAGCGTCGTTTAGGCATGGCACAGTCAAATCCATAAATGATTCTGCTTCTCCACTGTCACATTATGCAATGTTGCTCCCTGTTTCTCCGGCACTCGTGCATCCAAGGTACTATGCTGCTTCTACCATGCAATCCGTGCTGGCGTTGTACGCTACTTGCTGCTGTGAACGTTGTGTTCCCTTCAAAATGGATGGAGAACTATGATATTTCTTTGCCTCATCTGTTATCCCCTCCGCCAAGTCCTGAACACATGGCACGAAACAAAATTAGATGTCCAGAGCAGCAtatacatttttttaaatttgtaAACAAAACATCTATATGATTCATCAGGGCTCATCTGGTATACCAAAACCAGAACCGTGCCTCTTCACCAAGCATAAGTGGTATACCAGAGGCAATGTTCAAATTATACCCAGCAGCACGGATGTGAATATGCTACACATACATCTGGACCGGAGGCACAGCTGTGCTTCTGTTTGCACCATACAACAAGAGAGGCACAGCAACAGTGCTTCTTGTAGCATCCTATATAGGAGAACAACTGCACAAACAGCCATACCAAACGGACAGCCGTCCCCCTGTTTTGCACTTTACCCTGTCCTTCCATCAAAATCTCTGTGTGTTGAACTGAAAAAGCATAGTTCTGACATCACCTTTGTTTTCCCATGCCTCTCTTGTCCAGCAAAACTTGGCGACAACCTCCGTGCATTGGTGATTTCGCTGACGATTCTGAATGCCATCGGAGATCCTTTGGAAGGACCCCTCATGTTGAACGCCACAGGTGATCCTTTCAAAGGACCTTGCCTTATGTTCTCATTGAACCATGGACTACCGTGATACTTGCTTCCTTGCTCGTACACCTGCGTGTGCAAGATACTATAATTTATATATACCAGGCAAAAACAAAGGAAAAATTGCTCACAAAAAATATACATTTGCTTTAAATGTTGTTGCACGTTCGTATTTGCTGTCACCTGTATTGCTTTCTGGTGCTGCTGTACGATAAATTTTATTCCTCCTATGTTTGATTTTGTCATTGGGCTCTTCTTGCTTGTGCAAACCGTACCGAATCCTTGAACACCAATGCTTTTGTTGCCAATGATCCTTCTGCTTGCATCAAAGGAAATTATGTTACCCTGTACCTCTTCATTATGACCGCCTTCAAACGTTGGGCCGTCACAATGCCCGCTCTGCGCCTTTGTGGACATTTGTGTCTTGAAATGAAAAAATAATTAGAGGCACGTGCGAGTATTACGAAGAATTAGCACGTAAAACTTCCAAGAACGTTCAAAACCAGCGTTTGAAGTTTTCGTCGTTACCTGCACAATCTGCTTAGTGGAGTCTCTACTGCTTAGAATGCTCCTCTTCGCAAGTGTCTGTTGCACACCATGCTCCTGGTTGGGACGTTTGCCAGGAACATGTATCTCACTCTTGACTCCAATTATTCTAGCCCGCATGGCATGCGCGTGTTGGACAGCATCTGCATCCTTGATCTTCTTCTCGTTTTGTAGTAATTTTTTTCTTCCACCTGTCGATACTCAACTGCAGAGTAGATGCACATGATAAACAGATATTACATCATTCATCTAGGATATATTAATCATTTTTTTGTTGTTAATGATCTGCTCTTTGGTGTTCTCAGTGGTGGCACCTTGACAGCAAACGTCCCAGAAATAAAAGACCAAACGCTAATGTTCAACTGCCTTACTATTACCTGCCTCCCATAATCCTTGCCGATGTCGTTCAAAGACTGACCGTCCCTGTTGTCCTGACCAGATGACGCACTCCTGAACATCTGCCCGAAAAAGAGACGTAATAAATATAAAGGTTATACACCTGCCGTATCAGTGTTGAAACTTTTCGAAGTTGATCTCAATCTTTCTTACTAACCTTTTACACTTACCACAGAAGAGAGATATATTTTTAGTTCTATATAATTGAGATATATAAATATATAATATAACAATTTTTAATTAAACTGCAAGCTCAACCAAAGTGAGATCCTATGATGCTAGTTTGCTTGTGCAACACTTAACacaaagataaccatgaaacctAACAAAAGTAACAAGCTCGTATTTCAAGGACGAGAGTacacaaaacaaaaaacaaactCAAATCAGAGCTACAGTGTAAAACTAAACAGTTTTATTCTATGAATCCCGACCACAACAAATTCATCAACGAATTGAATCTCGTGATCAGGAATCGCCACGCAAAGGTGCGTTGATAAATTTTTTACTGACCTCTGAATGCCGAATCTTATGCGTTCATTGTTCAGAACTCACACCTTTCTAAATTGTGGGGGGATCTGCTTCCCTGTAGTTTGTCAGCGATCTCCTTCAATGATTTTAAATCTGGGAGAGAGagaaaagagaaagagagagggagagagagagaaagaaagagagagGCTACTTCGATTTTTTCCGTGCAGGAAAAGAATAACCTGATAGGTGGGGTAAGTTTTGCGGCACATGAGAGATGCACATGTTTTTCGGCGTGACGAGATGTGGTATGTCGACTTCACTTGACCATCGAGACTGACAAGTGGGCTCTCAATTACTAATTCCTCTATGTCTCTCACTAACTTGTGGGGTCGGCCTTATATCAGTCCTAGGAGGAGTACCTCCATCTGGGGTGAGAAAATTTGGTAGGTGGACTTCAAAGTCATACTGACATGTGGGCTCTCAAATAGTTCCTCTAAGTATTTGACTAACTTGTGGGGTCGTCCGCCGATGAGTTCCAGATCTCTCTCCATCTAGCGTCAGTGGCGACAGGCGAGGCATATTCTAGCTCTCCGAAGGAAAACCAACAGTCTCGTCCTGATCCCTCCACAGCGCTCGCTCGTCATTGAAAAATTAACGGTCTCCTTCACCTCGCTCGTCGTGGATCTATTGTTCAGGTGATCCATTGCTTCCTTGCCATGATTATGCCATCGATTCACCGTCTGAAAAAATAAAATTCCGGTGATAGCAATTCCGTGTGCTGGGTACGCATTGCATGTGCGCAACACAACAGGTGGGGCACGATTTAAATATCCGTTCCGGATGCAATTACTTTCAGCTGGTCCGTGCTCAAACTATTGCGCCATGTTAACAGGAGAAGGGTTATGGGTTTAAAATTAAGACTCAGCTGACAACACTTTAATCCTGCCAACTGCATGTTTGGGCTGTGGTTTTGCTAAGTTGAGTTATATCTCCAGCCATGCAAAACTTAAGCACTCTCATCGCCACAGATTATATTAGTTGCAGAGCTCAATGAGACTGCAGTCAAAATTCACTATCCTGATCCCTAACATGAGGTCACAGCTCAAATGACTGTATAGATCCGCAATTTATAGCCGGGATCCAAAGGACTTACGTTCGTTTTTGCAAAACTGTTACTAACTCAGAGTTAGAATCCGTCTTAGCTAACCAAGCTGTTGATGATGGTCTCACATGGACTGCTAACAACAATCTTGCGTAGCTGACCTGGTAACGATGATGTCTCATGACGTCTTATGTAGAGATCGATGAGATGGACTCCACCCCACAGCTGTCGGAGACTCAGTCTCAGTCTGTCGATGGCATAGAGATTGTCACGCAAGATTTCATGGTTCATGACCAACTAGAGGTAGAGAGACTAAGGTTCGAGTTAAAATGTGCAGCACACAAAAAGCTTGTTGAGGAGTACAGGAGAAAGAAGCAGCTTGCTGCCTCGAAGTAGGTGTTTTTTTCATGCATctcgctgtcggtgtcaaaaccggcggatctcgggtagggggtcccgaactgtgcgtctaggatcgatggtaacaggagacaggggacacgatgtttacccaggttcgggccctctctatggaggtaataccctacttcctgcttgattgatcttgatgaatatgagtgttacaagagttaatctaccacgagatcgtaatggctaaaccctaggagcctagcctatgtgaatatggtaatgaatgtcccctatccggactatgctctccggtttatatagacacaggagagatctagggttacatggggtcggttacataagaaggaatcttcacagttGGTCggctagcttgccttccacgccaaggaaagtccaatccggacacgggtatagtcttcggtcttcgtatcttcacagcccatcagtccggcccaatgaataacaggccggacgctcgaggaccctttagtccaggactccctcagtagcccctgaacctggcttcaatgacgaggagtctggcgcgcagattgtcttcggcattgcaaggccgGTTCCCCTTTTttcgaactccaagatagtcttcggacgtgatGATTGTATTCGGACCTGTTatacaccatacacaaccgcagagagaatataatatttgcacgaatctaatctgttgacagcttctttacaacacgacatcgcgtctgtccggtcataattccgaaccgtttttcatctgtcatcccacgtttcgagacgcggttgctattggcacgtcttgtcgaagcagagatcgtgtccccttattgcaggattctcatcaatgcgggcatgggtaactcaaccatgccgtttatacagcccttgggaacaggcgagtttttaGGACGAGTGGGGGAGGCGCTTGATAC
This sequence is a window from Aegilops tauschii subsp. strangulata cultivar AL8/78 chromosome 7, Aet v6.0, whole genome shotgun sequence. Protein-coding genes within it:
- the LOC109762710 gene encoding protein FAR1-RELATED SEQUENCE 5-like — its product is MGGKQAKYIITDQDQAMKTTIKEALPRTRHRFCWWHISKNMKENNAAVFAQHLGMYDDLFRIIKNSLDQDEFERSWKAAISGHKAEGNKHLNTLWELRNFWVPAYFKDCFYPFSSTTTRSESTNLMWKNYVDHRDTRKRFVNAYHIIQQNFLATLDKKRHRTKEKAPSLETGFPIERQASEVYTNEILRKFQLELRNRTYYKCSDLAKGRHYFLKRIIEPGTKEWKPYPGEEFDRSEFRVDVDEQKEIYNCSCKKMITDGIQCCHVLKVVDQTGMIDKLPKSFIVPRWTRNLSESLKVLSTSQGDSMTAQDDETMRFGLSYAELSDICSNACRKEKAYSVLRECMLDMKIKVMAALAEEPDTGILAETLKNPPMSGSKSTKKEIESKLVLRRKEKATKPHPSAAVVE